One Huiozyma naganishii CBS 8797 chromosome 4, complete genome genomic region harbors:
- the VLD1 gene encoding Vld1p (similar to Saccharomyces cerevisiae YIR014W; ancestral locus Anc_7.117): MALIRVIKWDTSVTRAQEHLVGNAQTLCHLLLFLRFIYDDSVLLYVLGLLLLQVGHFVDSIVKNQTVVTPAASTETGDSNNNSSSVAAGIVLKLLKVFQLGVVLQAGFSLWIHTHVPIPAADGDPRGSGSLHHTLFTFLIDEFSSRGTLWFKMHVLVLVFDLFVLLLQLLLLSLAFKNAMHSSSGDTVGLFPQPWCSQMHHEYGVLGLLRQNLYCCTAPEGVPNATAETYNYNYGTVHG, encoded by the coding sequence ATGGCGTTGATACGAGTTATAAAGTGGGATACGAGTGTGACGAGAGCGCAAGAGCATCTCGTGGGCAATGCTCAGACGCTGTGCCACTTGCTACTCTTCCTGAGGTTTATATACGACGATTCGGTCCTCTTGTACGTGCTCGGGCTGCTTCTGCTTCAGGTAGGCCACTTCGTCGACTCCATCGTCAAGAACCAGACGGTCGTGACGCCTGCTGCAAGCACAGAGACGGgggacagcaacaacaacagcagcagtgtTGCTGCAGGGATCGTTTTGAAGctgttgaaagtgttccaaCTTGGAGTGGTACTCCAAGCGGGTTTCTCATTATGGATCCACACTCACGTCCCAATTCCAGCTGCCGATGGGGACCCCCGTGGTAGTGGTTCACTGCATCACACCCTGTTCACGTTTCTCATCGATGAGTTTAGTAGCAGGGGGACGTTGTGGTTCAAGATGCACGTCCTTGTCCTCGTGTTCGACTTGTTCGTCCTACTGTTGCAGCTGCTGCTCTTGTCGCTGGCCTTCAAGAACGCTAtgcacagcagcagtggcGACACTGTTGGACTGTTTCCGCAACCCTGGTGCTCCCAGATGCACCACGAGTATGGCGTCTTGGGGCTGCTCAGACAGAACCTGTACTGCTGCACCGCCCCCGAGGGGGTTCCCAATGCAACTGCAGAAACgtacaactacaactatGGCACCGTCCATGGGTAG
- the KNAG0D04570 gene encoding uncharacterized protein (similar to Saccharomyces cerevisiae YOL036W and YIR016W; ancestral locus Anc_7.121), with protein MGQNPRPGVGIQRTTVTKNVGITKDSVPASPSVRSLKGMISRTSCARRDEARNKSHSLPRCDLVWLAVRRAAHRQTTRAGEPTRLRQETAREGRADDHRLCILEQNFAQSGWCGGDELASIKRERFKINGKWAAKIIYYQKLVI; from the coding sequence ATGGGGCAGAATCCACGGCCCGGTGTCGGTATTCAACGCACCACGGTAACGAAGAACGTAGGAATAACCAAAGACTCTGTGCCAGCTTCGCCCTCGGTACGCAGCTTGAAGGGAATGATATCGCGAACATCGTGTGCAAGACGAGATGAAGCTCGAAACAAGTCCCATTCACTACCACGTTGTGACCTTGTATGGCTCGCTGTTCGGCGCGCTGCTCACCGACAAACGACTCGAGCCGGAGAACCCACCAGGCTTCGTCAGGAGACTGCTCGGGAGGGGCGGGCGGACGATCACAGACTGTGTATACTCGAGCAGAACTTTGCACAGTCTGGATGGTGCGGCGGTGACGAACTTGCGTCCATCAAAAGAGAGCGTTTCAAGATCAACGGGAAGTGGGCCGCAAAGATCATCTACTACCAAAAATTGGTGATTTGA
- the HYM1 gene encoding Hym1p (similar to Saccharomyces cerevisiae HYM1 (YKL189W); ancestral locus Anc_4.289) — protein MFKKYKNQDLDVAFWWKKNPKTSSDYVKLIIDQLSKIGSASTSDGRRKAQEECSRYLIGVRHFILRETDPKPTEASIDELYSAMHQGDLFYDLLLHITDLEFEARKEVLFIFSICLNYSKDNKFVTVDYFVSEPKTITLILRTAELILQKSDAPQDVELIIGNMILDCIKHEQLCRIILRDPQLWKFFDFARITNFEISTMALQVLNDMFTTHPRLVSREFFSQEKNLAKFIRNINQLIAHGNYVTKRQSTKILASLIMEKANSQLMLTYINSPDNLKLIMTLMTDKSKNLQLDAFNVFKVIVANPRKTKPVFDILVKNRDNLLKYFESFATDNQDSILQDEKHFVMQEIDKLPRIVSSNNDNGKPASNTVLVSTSSTSSAKHPAS, from the coding sequence ATGTTTAAGAAGTATAAGAACCAGGATTTGGACGTTGCGTTTTGgtggaagaagaacccaAAGACGTCTTCCGACTATGTCAAACTGATCATCGACCAGCTCTCGAAGATAGGTAGTGCTTCGACAAGTGATGGCCGGCGAAAGGCTCAGGAGGAGTGTTCGAGGTATCTGATTGGCGTTCGGCACTTTATACTGCGGGAGACTGATCCCAAACCTACCGAGGCGTCCATTGACGAACTGTACTCGGCGATGCACCAGGGAGACCTGTTTTACGATTTGTTGCTGCACATCACTGACCTAGAGTTTGAGGCACGTAAGGAGGtcctcttcatcttctCAATCTGCCTTAATTACTCAAAGGATAACAAGTTTGTCACGGTGGACTACTTTGTGTCGGAACCCAAGACCATCACTCTGATACTCAGAACGGCGGAGCTGATACTACAAAAGAGCGATGCCCCGCAGGATGTTGAGCTGATCATTGGGAACATGATCCTGGACTGCATCAAGCATGAACAACTGTGCAGGATCATCTTGCGGGACCCACAACTGTGGAAATTCTTCGATTTCGCGAGGATAACCAACTTCGAAATAAGTACCATGGCGTTACAGGTACTGAATGACATGTTCACCACACACCCAAGGCTCGTATCTCGAGAGTTCTTCTCACAGGAGAAGAATTTGGCAAAATTCATAAGAAACATAAACCAGCTCATCGCACACGGTAACTACGTGACCAAGAGGCAGAGCACCAAGATACTGGCCTCGCTCATCATGGAGAAGGCAAACAGTCAGCTTATGCTAACCTACATCAACTCGCCTGATAATCTGAAACTTATTATGACTTTGATGACCGATAAATCGAAGAACTTGCAACTCGATGCCTTTAACGTGTTCAAAGTCATCGTGGCAAACCCACGCAAGACCAAACCCGTGTTTGACATCCTCGTTAAAAACAGAGACAACCTCTTGAAGTATTTCGAGTCCTTCGCTACAGATAACCAGGACTCCATCCTTCAAGATGAAAAACATTTTGTCATGCAAGAGATTGATAAGCTTCCACGAATTGTGTCCTCAAACAACGACAACGGCAAACCCGCATCAAACACAGTATTGGTTTCGACGTCGTCAACGAGCTCTGCAAAGCACCCGGCGTCGTAA
- the YAP5 gene encoding Yap5p (similar to Saccharomyces cerevisiae YAP5 (YIR018W) and YAP7 (YOL028C); ancestral locus Anc_7.115), with the protein MQASDNSHTATKGAVLRQSLRVIHPKRSSEDTQLLSRVHLSKHWKLPPRASRSMATLTTTTVTTQGPVQCTGLESKRQVQNREAQRAYRERRAHRLQELEDTVEQLQNRLRKLSQQCDRQERRCQDLTAENESLTREVGALKRERDMRSLKPVLLRKRRSQHRANFSKPTSVPKVVARRIFEETTCGFCNESTSCICSELEHSTTGTNTGPVASLNGSSCSTKPDTCEKCTDIENSCIVPLARDVAPLAQEKIDFTNYKS; encoded by the coding sequence ATGCAGGCGTCAGACAACTCACATACGGCTACTAAAGGTGCTGTTCTAAGGCAGAGTCTCCGTGTGATCCACCCTAAGCGGTCCTCGGAGGATACGCAGTTGCTCTCCAGAGTGCACCTGTCAAAGCATTGGAAGTTGCCCCCAAGGGCGTCTAGATCGATGGCGACTCTCACAACTACTACTGTGACTACACAGGGACCTGTTCAATGTACAGGGCTGGAGTCCAAGAGACAGGTACAGAACAGGGAGGCGCAGAGGGCGTACAGGGAGAGGAGGGCGCATCGCCTACAAGAGTTGGAAGACACTGTTGAACAATTGCAGAACAGACTCCGGAAGCTGTCTCAGCAGTGCGATCGACAGGAGAGACGCTGTCAGGACTTGACTGCCGAGAACGAATCACTCACGAGAGAGGTTGGGGCTTTGAAGAGAGAAAGGGACATGCGAAGTTTGAAACCAGTTCTCCTGCGCAAGAGACGCTCCCAGCACAGGGCGAACTTCTCAAAACCAACTTCTGTGCCCAAAGTTGTGGCCCGTAGGATCTTCGAGGAAACCACTTGTGGATTCTGCAACGAGTCCACAAGTTGCATTTGTTCCGAGTTGGAACATTCGACCACTGGCACGAACACTGGCCCTGTGGCTTCCCTAAATGGATCAAGCTGCTCTACAAAACCGGATACTTGTGAGAAATGCACCGACATTGAGAACTCCTGCATAGTACCGCTTGCCAGGGACGTTGCACCCTTGGCTCAGGAAAAGATCGACTTCACTAATTACAAGAGTTGA
- the GAS5 gene encoding 1,3-beta-glucanosyltransferase (similar to Saccharomyces cerevisiae GAS5 (YOL030W); ancestral locus Anc_7.114): MLLFWCLSVLGLFIGSALSQSSGSSLAPITISGNAFFNSATKERFYIRGVDYQPGGSSNLTDPLADADICGRDVPIFKDLGINTVRVYTVDNSVDHSKCMNLLAENGIYLILDVNTPSAAISRHNSACSYNADYLQNVFATVDAFAQYDNVLGFFAANEVINSDNTTGTATYVKAVVRDMKKYIRARKYREIPVGYSAADIEANRQLSAEYFNCGDDADSRIDMFGVNDYSWCGHSSFQVSGYQTKMNLYKGYSVPVFLSEFGCNKVVGSRPFTEIESLYSSQMSSVFSGGLVYEYSNETNNYGLVQISNDGQQVTKLQDFDNLKEEYAKVSNPEGDGGYSTSNEPSECPPYQAGIWEANNTLPALPSAASAYYTEGAGEPLGTIVSTQNLCYDDTDDEDSSSSSSSMTSSSTVASSSSSSFSSLTSSSEISSSSSVSSSSASSVSTTFSDSSSVASIRNAAASGASSSTLSSSSSTKKSKGVGNVLNVPMYIQEIAHIWEYIV, translated from the coding sequence ATGCTGCTATTTTGGTGCTTGAGCGTGCTTGGACTATTCATTGGGAGTGCTTTATCGCAATCCAGTGGTTCGTCGCTAGCACCTATCACAATATCAGGAAAcgctttcttcaattctgcCACCAAGGAAAGGTTCTACATAAGGGGTGTTGATTACCAACCGGGCGGGTCCTCCAATTTGACTGATCCGCTGGCAGATGCTGACATCTGTGGGAGAGACGTGCCCATTTTCAAAGACCTTGGAATCAACACCGTGAGGGTTTACACCGTTGATAACTCGGTAGACCACTCCAAATGCATGAACTTGTTAGCCGAGAACGGTATCTACTTGATTCTGGATGTGAATACACCGAGCGCAGCAATTTCGAGGCACAATAGTGCGTGTTCGTACAACGCCGACTACCTGCAAAATGTTTTTGCAACCGTAGACGCATTTGCCCAATACGATAACGTATTGGGATTCTTTGCTGCTAACGAGGTCATCAACAGTGATAACACAACCGGTACTGCCACCTACGTGAAGGCTGTTGTCAGAGACATGAAGAAGTATATTCGTGCAAGGAAGTATAGGGAAATCCCTGTTGGGTACAGTGCGGCGGATATAGAAGCGAACAGACAGCTTTCTGCTGAATACTTTAATTGTGGTGATGACGCTGACTCCAGAATTGATATGTTTGGTGTAAATGATTACTCATGGTGTGGACACTCCTCATTCCAAGTTTCAGGGTACCAAACTAAGATGAACTTGTACAAAGGTTACTCGGTTCCCGTCTTTTTGAGCGAATTCGGCTGCAATAAGGTGGTAGGTTCAAGACCGTTCACTGAAATCGAATCGCTGTACTCTTCCCAAATGAGCTCAGTGTTCAGCGGTGGGTTGGTGTACGAATACTCCAACGAAACAAACAACTATGGCCTCGTCCAAATTAGCAATGACGGGCAGCAGGTCACTAAGTTGCAAGATTTTgacaacttgaaggaaGAATACGCGAAAGTCTCCAATCCTGAAGGTGATGGTGGCTACAGCACTTCCAACGAACCTTCAGAATGCCCGCCTTACCAAGCGGGTATATGGGAAGCCAACAACACGCTGCCTGCGTTACCAAGTGCGGCCTCTGCATACTACACCGAAGGTGCTGGTGAACCTCTGGGGACCATTGTTTCAACTCAAAACCTGTGTTACGATGACACTGACGATGAAGATTCGAGCTCAAGTTCGAGTTCCATGACGTCCTCGTCAACAGttgcctcctcctcctcctcctccttctcctccctGACCTCTTCCTCTGAAATTagttcttcatcttctgtTTCATCCTCCTCCGCATCATCGGTATCTACAACTTTCAGCGATTCCTCATCTGTAGCCTCGATAAGAAATGCCGCTGCCAGCGGTGCGTCATCATCAACGttgtcgtcatcatcttctACCAAGAAATCTAAAGGTGTTGGGAATGTGCTGAATGTACCAATGTATATTCAGGAAATTGCTCACATTTGGGAGTATATAGTTTAG
- the ANY1 gene encoding Any1p (similar to Saccharomyces cerevisiae YMR010W; ancestral locus Anc_7.112): MELAEHVVSEPPAVGDTLSAYLPRIDQFYLPEWLTMQFVANNMISFTPLFSYGSTVISIEQSQTALGFSIDICATMLIASILRISYYLITPYEIALLRQSVVMVLIQVVLLKTSLKYRPMEYKYDYLKDVESLQKLLFEVWEEHYGTVQWKSLKSEDWALLINIKRFAACLYKFLLVFFYKFLKFFDPSYKRVMSFWQWNEDFMYWKFLSGFATVQILLTFSISKILNWDELAQWLGSIIGSLGLFVEALLPLPQIAILYTLKSVQGFKQILLVSWLCGDTVKIAYLVFGAKNISVLFFFFAFFQMALDFYIAGQYIYYKYYYPKHFRNGSPELTEDIEMQPIHTTHSLQGNDTSLQNENKETTPNQQANDTSTSRRASTL, encoded by the coding sequence ATGGAGCTCGCTGAACATGTGGTAAGCGAGCCGCCAGCTGTGGGGGACACGTTGAGTGCCTACCTGCCGCGTATTGACCAATTCTACTTGCCTGAGTGGCTCACGATGCAATTCGTCGCGAATAACATGATCAGCTTTACGCCGCTGTTCTCTTACGGATCCACGGTCATCAGCATAGAACAGAGTCAAACCGCTTTAGGGTTTTCTATAGACATCTGCGCGACGATGCTCATTGCATCCATTTTGAGAATATCTTACTACCTGATCACACCGTACGAGATTGCATTGCTGCGGCAGAGTGTGGTCATGGTGTTAATCCAAGTAGTTTTGCTGAAGACAAGTTTGAAATACAGGCCCATGGAGTACAAGTACGACTATTTGAAGGATGTCGAGTCTTTGCAAAAGCTGCTCTTCGAGGTGTGGGAGGAGCATTACGGAACGGTCCAGTGGAAATCACTGAAGTCCGAGGATTGGGCGCTACTGATCAACATAAAGAGGTTTGCAGCGTGTCTGTACAAGTTCCTGCTGGTGTTTTTttacaagtttttgaagttcttcgaTCCGAGCTACAAGAGAGTCATGTCCTTCTGGCAGTGGAACGAGGACTTCATGTACTGGAAGTTCCTAAGTGGGTTCGCCACTGTGCAGATACTCTTAACATTTTCGATCTCGAAGATTTTGAACTGGGATGAATTGGCGCAGTGGCTCGGGTCCATCATCGGGTCCCTCGGACTTTTCGTGGAGGCCCTGCTCCCGTTGCCCCAGATTGCCATCCTTTACACTTTGAAGTCCGTGCAGGGATTTAAACAGATCTTGCTGGTGAGCTGGCTGTGCGGGGACACTGTCAAGATCGCGTACTTGGTCTTTGGAGCAAAGAATATTTCCgtgctcttcttcttcttcgcaTTCTTCCAAATGGCGCTCGACTTTTACATTGCTGGACAGTACATATATTACAAGTACTACTACCCAAAACATTTCCGTAACGGCAGCCCAGAACTCACGGAAGATATAGAGATGCAACCTATCCATACCACACATTCCCTACAAGGAAACGACACGTCATTACAAAACGAGAACAAGGAAACGACGCCAAATCAACAGGCAAATGATACCTCCACCTCCAGGAGGGCGTCGACACTCTAG
- the SPO11 gene encoding DNA topoisomerase (ATP-hydrolyzing) (similar to Saccharomyces cerevisiae SPO11 (YHL022C); ancestral locus Anc_7.109), whose amino-acid sequence MRDLSQLLQSSPSKSELIQMLEPAVREVHLNAGNGLGGIPSWIHELLSLCSRAIEQHGETVQLIVATPRRRVLLLPFCGRSGDEQQVHWNLRRVAVLLALLRVVQQRVAQGETSTTRDVYYSNVELFRNQETVTGTLKVLQTAFQLKSLADLNVVPAQKGLVFSTCPITLRWARRTPVSLCLNPMESHLIPYLDERTTLTLPQDGTGVTVVILEKEAVYNKLVRCTRVGDPRLHRILVTGKGYPDNLTRRFISLVPETVQVHVFVDADPYGINIALKYMDACPQVKVQYAGATLTKLLHREGTTLLALNERDTVLVRTTLQRIANSPADTAQTHQLKCQLQRQLFYGKKAEMNALYSTTDHRQKPTGPSPSPSLTTAASSLK is encoded by the coding sequence ATGCGAGATCTGTCACAATTGTTACAAAGCAGTCCCTCAAAATCTGAACTCATCCAGATGCTAGAACCGGCCGTCCGCGAGGTGCACTTGAACGCGGGGAATGGTTTAGGGGGAATACCCTCTTGGATCCACGAGTTACTATCCCTGTGTTCACGAGCCATTGAGCAACACGGTGAGACTGTCCAGTTAATTGTGGCCACGCCGCGGCGGCGGGTACTTTTGCTGCCCTTCTGCGGCCGGTCGGGCGATGAGCAGCAAGTTCACTGGAACCTCCGGCGAGTGGCGGTTCTGCTGGCGCTGCTCCGCGTGGTGCAGCAGCGGGTTGCGCAGGGCGAAACGAGTACGACAAGGGACGTGTACTACTCGAACGTCGAGTTGTTCAGGAACCAAGAGACCGTCACGGGTACGCTCAAAGTGCTGCAGACGGCTTTCCAGTTGAAGTCGCTGGCCGACTTGAACGTGGTTCCAGCGCAGAAGGGCCTTGTGTTCAGTACGTGTCCGATCACGCTCCGATGGGCGCGTAGGACCCCTGTATCGCTGTGCTTGAACCCGATGGAGTCGCATTTGATCCCGTACCTCGATGAAAGGACGACACTCACACTCCCACAGGATGGGACAGGTGTCACCGTTGTgatcttggagaaggaaGCAGTCTATAACAAACTTGTTCGGTGTACGAGGGTGGGGGACCCTCGGCTACACCGGATTCTCGTCACGGGGAAGGGATACCCAGATAACCTCACAAGACGGTTTATTTCGTTGGTCCCTGAGACGGTTCAGGTCCATGTGTTCGTCGATGCGGATCCGTATGGGATCAACATTGCGTTGAAGTACATGGACGCATGCCCTCAGGTGAAAGTCCAGTACGCTGGCGCGACTTTGACCAAGTTGTTACACAGGGAGGGCACTACTTTGCTCGCGCTGAACGAGCGGGACACGGTGCTAGTGCGCACGACGCTGCAGCGCATTGCTAATTCTCCTGCAGACACTGCACAAACGCACCAACTAAAGTGCCAATTGCAAAGACAACTGTTTTACGGCAAGAAGGCAGAGATGAACGCGTTGTACAGCACGACAGACCATCGCCAGAAACCCACAGGACCGTCGCCGTCACCGTCAC
- the AIM17 gene encoding Aim17p (similar to Saccharomyces cerevisiae YHL021C; ancestral locus Anc_7.110) → MYRVTFGSRTLLNSVGAVRHGITLRYLSKNANRKVGGTILTSNATPESTTVSFLTDDCSGAKPFTVCFNNIFLRDASRSSDSVDADTGQKLFTTGQLASEPRHFTPEKVDITENGQALSITWRDGDHYDYPLEFLYRYKGSTYVSRSLRNQSSKHKPVIWDATLFNKHLDSFRYKYNEYMTDDKVLYQTLIKLQKFGIVMITDLPELSADLDPLQDLCHRVGPLRKTIYGEVFEVDNTKPNHSNITFSNKRLPFHQDLTYLENVPGFQILQCARNETAGGENIYVDAFNATRHIRETDTEAYEALQIVPVNYSYKKDDKRYYQSKPIIEQFDSNEHNVEISNYEYLIKQINYSPPYQAPFTYGIYNKAPQKEVSTTPGKTIERFTFKDFVRGLEMFEDSINNPANQLMMKIPKNCAVIFNNRRILHARNEIFSSEASRRIFRGCFFSNDHFRSRLKYLEERFD, encoded by the coding sequence ATGTATAGGGTCACTTTCGGCTCTCGTACGTTACTGAACAGTGTGGGCGCTGTGCGCCATGGGATTACGTTAAGGTACCTATCGAAGAACGCAAATCGGAAGGTAGGTGGTACGATCTTGACCTCCAATGCAACGCCGGAGTCCACTACGGTCTCCTTTTTGACCGATGACTGTTCTGGGGCTAAACCTTTCACCGTGTGCTTCAACAATATCTTCTTGAGGGATGCCTCCAGGTCTAGTGACTCCGTGGATGCGGACACGGGTCAGAAACTGTTCACTACGGGCCAGTTGGCGTCCGAACCACGCCATTTCACGCCGGAAAAAGTGGACATCACTGAGAATGGCCAAGCTTTGTCCATCACATGGAGGGATGGTGACCACTATGATTACCCGCTGGAGTTCTTGTACAGGTACAAGGGGTCCACTTATGTCTCGAGGTCTCTGAGAAACCAATCTTCGAAGCACAAACCCGTGATCTGGGATGCCACTCTTTTCAACAAGCACTTGGATTCGTTCAGGTACAAGTACAACGAGTACATGACCGATGACAAGGTACTGTACCAAACGCTTATCAAGTTACAAAAGTTTGGGATTGTAATGATCACGGACTTGCCGGAGTTGTCAGCGGACTTGGACCCGCTGCAGGATCTGTGCCATCGGGTGGGACCTCTGCGTAAGACAATATACGGCGAGGTGTTCGAGGTGGACAACACAAAACCCAACCACTCGAACATCACGTTTTCGAATAAGAGGCTGCCCTTCCACCAGGACCTGACGTACTTGGAGAACGTGCCCGGGTTCCAAATCTTGCAGTGCGCAAGGAACGAGACCGCTGGGGGCGAAAACATCTACGTGGACGCATTCAACGCGACGAGACACATCAGAGAAACGGACACGGAGGCGTACGAGGCGCTGCAGATCGTGCCCGTCAACTACTCCTACAAGAAGGACGACAAAAGGTACTACCAGTCGAAACCGATCATCGAGCAGTTTGATTCCAATGAACACAACGTCGAGATCAGCAACTACGAGTACCTGATCAAGCAAATCAACTACTCGCCCCCCTACCAGGCACCCTTCACGTACGGGATCTACAACAAGGCGCCGCAGAAGGAGGTGAGCACGACACCTGGGAAGACGATCGAGAGGTTCACTTTTAAAGACTTTGTCAGAGGTCTCGAGATGTTCGAGGACTCGATCAACAACCCGGCGAACCAgctgatgatgaagatcCCGAAGAATTGCGCGgtcatcttcaacaaccgACGGATCCTCCACGCAAGAAACGAAATCTTCTCGAGCGAGGCGTCGCGCAGAATCTTCAGAGGCTgcttcttcagcaacgaCCACTTCAGAAGCAGGTTAAAGTACCTCGAGGAGAGGTTCGACTGA